CGTGGTTGGCGCGGTAGTAATTGCTAAGAGAGAATCAAGCGATGATGACGAAAGTGATGATTTGCCTCCGATTCACATTACAAGCGATGTTCCACCGGAGCCTCTGCAAAAATCAGTGAAATAGATATTATATGGTTCCAATAGCCGCATATCTCATTTTAGCCATCGTTCTCTTTGCAATAGGAACCGTTGGAGTATTGATCTCTCGCAATATGATTATTCTCTTTATGGCCGTGGAGCTTATGCTCAATGCCGCAAATTTGGCGCTTATTGCATTCTCACGAGCCGTGAATCTTGTCGATGGCCATGTCTTTGTGTTTCTAATTCTAACTGTTGCTGCAGCCGAGGCCGCAGTCGGACTTGCTATGATAGTCACACTCTATCGAAATCGTGGCACGACTAATATCGACCGGTTCAGTATGTTGAAATGGTAACCTGATGGCCGACTATTTATATCTCATACCGATTCTGCCGCTTATAGGCTTTCTCGTCAACGGCCTGTTTTTGAATAAACTACCGAGACCAGTAGTGACACTGATCGGATGCGGATCGGTCGGGCTGGCATTTATTCTCTCCGTCATGCTCTTTTTTGACCTGGTATCCTTGCCTTCTGACAGTCGGATAATCGAGCAAATTTTGTTCACCTGGATTCCATCGGGCGAGTTCAATGTCGACATTGCATTCATGCTCGATCCGCTTTCGGCAATTATGATTCTGATCGTTACTGGTGTGGGACTGCTCATTCATATATATTCTGCCGGATATATGAGTCACGACGCGTCGTACAGCAGGTATTTCGCATACCTTAATCTCTTCACATTTTCGATGCTTACGCTTGTTCTTGCCAACAATTTTCTCCTCATGTTTGTCGGATGGGAGGGCGTGGGACTCTGCTCGTATCTGCTTATCGGTTTCTGGTATGAGAAGAAATCGGCATCAGATGCCGGCAAAAAAGCATTCATTGTGAACCGCATAGGCGATTTCGGATTTTTGCTCGGCATGTTCATTATATTCTGGCAGTGCGGTTCCCTTGATTTCGTTACTGTCATGCAAAAAGCGCCTACAGCTTTCGTCTTTGGAAGCGGATTGGTGACTGCGGCATGCCTGCTTCTCTTTGTTGGCGCAATAGGTAAATCAGCCCAGATTCCGCTCTATGTCTGGCTTCCGGATGCGATGGAAGGTCCAACCCCGGTCTCAGCCCTTATCCATGCCGCAACGATGGTTACTG
This region of Candidatus Zixiibacteriota bacterium genomic DNA includes:
- the nuoK gene encoding NADH-quinone oxidoreductase subunit NuoK, encoding MVPIAAYLILAIVLFAIGTVGVLISRNMIILFMAVELMLNAANLALIAFSRAVNLVDGHVFVFLILTVAAAEAAVGLAMIVTLYRNRGTTNIDRFSMLKW